A portion of the Bacillus thuringiensis genome contains these proteins:
- the ftsE gene encoding cell division ATP-binding protein FtsE has product MIKMTNVYKEYPNGMKAIAGLTVNIKQGEFVYVVGPSGAGKSTFIKMMYREEKPSTGSINVNGLTIETLAERDVPYFRRQLGVIFQDFKLLPKLTVYENVAFALEVIEEEPDAIRERVTEVLGLVGLEDRADALPSELSGGEQQRVAIARAIVNRPKVVIADEPTGNLDIETALDIMKIFTRINERGTTIVMATHNADIVNTIRHRVIAIEGGKIVRDEIEGGYGYEG; this is encoded by the coding sequence ATGATAAAAATGACGAATGTTTATAAGGAGTACCCGAATGGTATGAAAGCCATTGCTGGTCTTACAGTTAACATTAAACAAGGTGAATTCGTATACGTAGTTGGACCGAGTGGAGCCGGAAAATCTACATTTATTAAAATGATGTATCGTGAAGAGAAACCATCTACAGGATCTATTAATGTAAATGGACTTACTATCGAAACATTGGCAGAAAGAGACGTTCCGTATTTTCGTCGTCAATTAGGCGTAATTTTCCAAGATTTTAAATTGCTACCTAAATTAACGGTATATGAGAATGTTGCGTTTGCTTTAGAAGTAATTGAAGAAGAACCGGATGCAATTCGTGAGCGTGTAACAGAAGTTCTAGGTCTTGTAGGCCTTGAAGATCGTGCAGATGCACTTCCAAGTGAGCTTTCAGGTGGGGAGCAACAACGTGTTGCGATTGCAAGAGCAATTGTAAATCGACCAAAGGTTGTAATTGCCGATGAGCCAACAGGTAACTTAGATATTGAAACAGCTCTTGATATTATGAAGATTTTTACTCGCATTAATGAGCGTGGTACAACGATCGTTATGGCGACGCATAATGCAGATATCGTAAATACAATCCGTCATCGTGTAATCGCGATTGAAGGCGGAAAAATTGTTCGAGACGAGATTGAGGGAGGATACGGATATGAAGGCTAA
- the ftsX gene encoding permease-like cell division protein FtsX codes for MKAKTLSRHLREGVKNLSRNGWMTFASVSAVTVTLLLVGVFLTAIMNMNHFATKVEQDVEIRVHIDPAAKEADQKKLEEDMSKIAKVDSIKYSSKEEELKRLIKSLGDSGKTFELFEQDNPLKNVFVVKAKEPTDTATIAKKVEKMQFVSNVQYGKGQVERLFDTVKTGRNIGIALIAGLLFTAMFLISNTIKITIYARSTEIEIMKLVGATNWFIRWPFLLEGLFLGVLGSIIPIGLILVTYNSLQGVFNEKLGGTIFELLPYSPFVFQLAGLLVLIGALIGMWGSVMSIRRFLKV; via the coding sequence ATGAAGGCTAAGACCCTTAGTCGACATTTGCGAGAAGGTGTAAAGAATCTATCACGTAACGGATGGATGACGTTTGCTTCTGTTAGTGCAGTAACAGTTACATTATTACTTGTAGGTGTCTTTTTAACAGCGATTATGAATATGAACCATTTTGCGACAAAAGTAGAGCAAGATGTAGAGATTCGTGTACACATTGATCCAGCTGCGAAAGAAGCTGATCAAAAGAAATTAGAAGAAGATATGAGTAAGATTGCAAAAGTAGATTCTATTAAATATTCTTCTAAAGAAGAAGAGTTAAAACGTTTAATTAAAAGCTTAGGTGATAGCGGAAAAACGTTTGAGTTATTTGAACAAGATAACCCACTTAAAAACGTATTCGTTGTAAAAGCAAAAGAACCAACAGATACAGCGACAATCGCGAAGAAAGTTGAAAAAATGCAGTTTGTCAGTAATGTTCAGTACGGAAAAGGGCAAGTTGAACGATTATTTGATACTGTAAAAACTGGTCGTAACATTGGGATTGCGTTAATTGCTGGTCTTTTATTCACAGCGATGTTCTTAATCTCTAATACAATTAAAATTACAATTTATGCTCGTAGTACAGAAATTGAAATTATGAAACTTGTTGGTGCAACAAACTGGTTTATTCGTTGGCCATTCTTGCTAGAGGGATTATTCTTAGGAGTATTAGGATCAATTATTCCAATTGGCCTAATTCTAGTTACGTATAATTCGTTGCAAGGTGTGTTTAACGAAAAACTTGGCGGCACAATTTTCGAGCTTCTACCATACAGTCCTTTCGTATTCCAATTAGCTGGTTTACTAGTGTTAATCGGTGCTTTAATCGGTATGTGGGGAAGTGTAATGTCAATTCGTCGCTTCTTAAAAGTATAA
- a CDS encoding flavodoxin family protein yields MFVIQGSSRQNGNTEALTHMVIDGIETEQIYLRDHIVHPIIDQRHDAEGFQPVNDDYEQLIERMLEHDTIIFATPLYWYGMSGHMKNFVDRWSQSLRDTSLHFKEKMKGKKMYVVIVGGDNPKLKALPLIAQFQYIFDFVGSSFEGYVIGDANGLDEIKNDAEALAKAQLYNNEFKNSK; encoded by the coding sequence ATGTTTGTTATACAAGGCAGTTCAAGACAAAACGGAAATACAGAAGCTTTAACACATATGGTGATTGATGGAATTGAAACAGAACAAATTTACTTGCGTGATCATATCGTCCACCCAATCATAGATCAGCGTCATGATGCAGAAGGATTCCAACCTGTAAATGATGACTACGAGCAGTTAATCGAGCGTATGTTAGAGCACGATACAATCATCTTTGCTACACCATTGTATTGGTACGGAATGAGTGGACATATGAAAAACTTTGTTGATCGCTGGTCACAAAGCTTGCGCGATACATCTCTTCATTTCAAAGAAAAAATGAAAGGCAAAAAAATGTATGTTGTCATCGTTGGCGGGGACAATCCAAAGCTAAAAGCATTACCGCTTATCGCTCAATTCCAATATATCTTTGATTTTGTTGGTTCATCATTTGAAGGTTATGTTATTGGGGATGCGAATGGATTAGATGAAATCAAAAACGATGCTGAGGCGTTGGCAAAAGCACAATTGTATAATAATGAATTCAAAAATAGCAAATAG
- a CDS encoding heavy metal-binding domain-containing protein yields the protein MIEYIDIVNGEAIMGANIVRDLFASVRDVVGGRAGAYESKLKEARDIAMEEMKTFARQKNANAIVGIDVDYEVVREGMLMVAVSGTAVRI from the coding sequence ATTATTGAGTATATCGATATCGTCAATGGAGAAGCGATTATGGGCGCGAATATCGTTCGTGACCTCTTCGCTTCTGTCCGTGACGTTGTCGGCGGTCGTGCGGGTGCTTATGAAAGTAAATTAAAAGAAGCGCGCGACATTGCAATGGAAGAGATGAAAACTTTCGCAAGACAAAAAAATGCGAATGCAATTGTTGGTATCGACGTGGATTACGAAGTAGTTCGCGAAGGAATGCTAATGGTTGCTGTGAGCGGGACTGCTGTTCGTATATAA
- a CDS encoding MerR family transcriptional regulator — MRIGELSKETGVSERSLRHYEEKGLLPSKRLANGYRDFDESAVEKVELIQMYLQLGLNLDETARMLRCLEIEPHLYDNPCSSILTLYEDKLNEVTKQISLLSSIQTNLQKHVSLLKQTKEKG, encoded by the coding sequence TTGCGAATTGGAGAATTATCAAAAGAAACCGGGGTTAGCGAAAGATCACTAAGACATTATGAAGAAAAAGGATTACTCCCTTCTAAGCGCCTTGCAAATGGCTATCGTGATTTCGACGAAAGTGCCGTTGAAAAAGTAGAGCTTATCCAAATGTACTTACAGCTCGGCCTAAATTTAGACGAGACAGCAAGGATGCTACGCTGCCTCGAAATCGAGCCGCACCTGTACGACAATCCGTGCAGCAGCATCCTTACGCTTTACGAAGATAAACTCAATGAAGTAACAAAGCAAATCTCATTACTTTCCAGCATTCAAACGAATTTGCAAAAACACGTTTCACTCCTAAAGCAAACAAAAGAAAAGGGATGA
- the abc-f gene encoding ribosomal protection-like ABC-F family protein produces MTILFASNIEKSFGDRTLFTLPSLEIQAQDRIGIVGVNGAGKSTLLQILSKEIEADRGIVTHHSSISIIPQLSEELPETPSSLAKGKWSISNVTDVMSGDERMRLKIAHALEQNAGILFADEPTSHLDMVGTEQLEKALSSYKGALVLISHDREFLDNICTKIIEIEDGIIQEYKGNYSNYRKQKERERIQKQAEYEQYVQEKNRLEQSILQKKQRASSMTKIPTRFSSSESKLYKLSGAHGQEQVSKAAKALETRLEKLEKKEKPKDFSQAQFDVQYHTPIHSKVAVQFNKATKKIGDRTLFKNMNGTIVPGAKLAILGANGSGKTTLFNMLLTNERGMQLSKSCKVGYFEQTLSILKTDKTILENVLEETNYTEAFVRTILARLLFRREDVHKPVHVLSGGERMKVALAKVFLGNYNMLLLDEPTNYLDLATQEELETMLQEYPGTILFISHDRAFIRSVADHILQVDESEPRIFHGNYEQYTKRATGDSVNVTEQELLRLQTKLTEIIGRISIPNQHDDITSLNQEYETLLVQIRKCKEAL; encoded by the coding sequence ATGACTATTTTATTCGCAAGTAATATTGAAAAGAGCTTTGGTGATCGCACACTATTTACGTTACCATCACTGGAAATTCAAGCACAGGATCGCATAGGTATTGTCGGAGTCAACGGAGCTGGTAAATCTACGTTATTACAAATATTAAGTAAAGAAATAGAAGCCGACAGAGGCATAGTAACTCATCATAGTTCTATCAGCATCATTCCTCAGCTTAGCGAGGAACTACCGGAAACTCCATCTTCCCTTGCAAAAGGAAAATGGAGTATTTCAAACGTTACCGACGTAATGAGCGGCGATGAACGAATGCGGCTAAAGATTGCCCATGCTCTCGAACAAAATGCAGGCATTTTATTCGCTGATGAACCAACAAGCCACTTAGATATGGTCGGTACAGAGCAATTAGAAAAGGCACTTTCATCTTATAAAGGAGCACTTGTTTTAATATCGCATGATCGTGAATTTCTAGATAATATATGTACCAAAATTATTGAAATTGAAGACGGTATTATCCAAGAGTATAAAGGGAATTATTCCAACTATCGAAAGCAAAAAGAACGTGAACGAATACAAAAACAAGCAGAATATGAGCAATACGTACAAGAAAAAAATCGTTTAGAACAATCCATTTTACAAAAAAAGCAACGTGCTTCTAGCATGACAAAAATCCCAACACGGTTCAGTTCATCTGAATCTAAACTTTATAAATTAAGTGGGGCTCATGGCCAAGAACAGGTTAGTAAAGCAGCAAAAGCATTAGAGACACGTCTCGAAAAATTAGAAAAGAAAGAAAAGCCAAAGGATTTTTCTCAAGCTCAGTTTGACGTACAATACCATACACCCATTCATAGTAAGGTCGCAGTACAGTTCAATAAAGCAACAAAGAAAATAGGCGACCGCACACTATTTAAAAATATGAATGGAACTATTGTCCCTGGTGCAAAACTAGCTATTTTAGGGGCAAATGGAAGCGGCAAAACCACTTTGTTCAACATGCTTCTCACAAACGAGCGTGGCATGCAGCTATCGAAAAGTTGTAAAGTTGGATACTTCGAACAAACATTATCTATTTTAAAAACAGATAAAACCATTTTAGAAAACGTTCTAGAAGAAACAAACTATACGGAAGCATTCGTTCGCACAATACTTGCACGGCTTCTATTCCGCCGTGAGGATGTTCATAAACCTGTGCACGTTCTAAGCGGGGGTGAACGAATGAAGGTTGCACTCGCAAAAGTATTTTTAGGAAACTATAATATGCTTCTGCTAGATGAACCGACAAACTATTTAGACTTAGCAACGCAAGAAGAATTAGAAACCATGTTACAAGAATATCCTGGCACAATACTTTTTATTAGCCATGACCGTGCCTTTATTCGCTCTGTTGCAGACCATATTCTCCAAGTAGATGAGAGTGAACCAAGAATCTTCCACGGTAATTACGAGCAATACACTAAAAGAGCCACCGGAGATTCTGTAAACGTTACTGAGCAAGAATTGTTACGATTACAAACAAAATTAACAGAAATCATCGGCCGAATTTCCATTCCAAATCAGCACGATGACATCACATCTCTCAACCAAGAATACGAAACATTATTAGTTCAAATACGGAAATGTAAAGAAGCGCTCTAA
- a CDS encoding ABC transporter ATP-binding protein, giving the protein MLRKFFSYYKPYKGLFILDFSCAVVAGLLELGFPLIVNQFIDKLLPGQNWTLILWACFGLLAVYILNAGLQYVVTYWGHMLGVNIETDMRQKLFDHIQKLSFRFFDNNKTGHLISRLTNDLMEIGEIAHHGPEDLFIAIMTLVGAFSFMMMINWKLALLTFFVIPFLLWLALYFNKKMTGTFRRLFSDVADFNACIENNVGGIRVVQAFGNEKFEKEQFAVNNARFRTTKLMAYKIMALNSSISYMLMRLVTLFVLICGTWFVLQGELTYGGFIGFVLLTNIFFRPIEKINAVIESYPKGIAGFKRYVELLETEPDIVDSKDAMEVKQVHGDIQYNNITFGYENKEPILNDISLNIHAGETVAFVGPSGAGKTTLCSLLPRFYEQSSGSIQIDGIDTKDMTLSSLRKQIGIVQQDVFLFSGTIRENIAYGNLKASEAEIWQAVKRAQLEDLIYSQPDGLDTVIGERGVKLSGGQKQRLAIARMFLKNPPILILDEATSALDTETELAIQKSLAELSVGRTTLVIAHRLATIKNADRIVVVNKDGIAEQGSHDELIERGGGYSRLYEAQFSS; this is encoded by the coding sequence ATGCTACGTAAATTTTTTTCTTACTATAAACCGTATAAAGGTTTATTTATACTCGACTTTTCTTGCGCAGTTGTCGCAGGGTTACTAGAACTTGGCTTCCCGCTTATCGTAAATCAATTTATTGATAAGTTATTGCCAGGACAAAACTGGACGCTTATTTTATGGGCTTGTTTCGGTTTACTTGCAGTGTATATATTAAATGCAGGCTTACAATATGTCGTTACATATTGGGGACATATGCTTGGTGTTAACATTGAAACGGATATGAGGCAGAAATTATTTGATCATATTCAAAAGCTATCATTCAGATTTTTTGACAATAATAAAACAGGTCATCTAATTTCACGCCTTACAAACGATTTAATGGAAATTGGGGAAATTGCTCATCATGGACCAGAAGATTTGTTTATCGCTATTATGACTTTAGTTGGGGCATTCTCATTTATGATGATGATTAACTGGAAGTTAGCGCTATTAACGTTCTTCGTTATTCCATTCTTATTATGGTTGGCGCTTTACTTCAATAAAAAAATGACAGGTACGTTTAGACGTTTATTCTCAGATGTTGCTGATTTTAATGCATGCATTGAGAACAATGTAGGGGGCATTCGCGTTGTACAAGCATTCGGAAATGAAAAGTTTGAGAAAGAGCAATTTGCTGTTAACAACGCTCGTTTCCGTACAACGAAATTAATGGCGTATAAAATTATGGCTTTAAATTCATCGATTAGTTATATGCTCATGCGTCTTGTAACGCTCTTCGTATTAATATGCGGTACATGGTTTGTTCTGCAAGGAGAATTAACATACGGTGGATTTATCGGATTCGTTCTATTAACGAATATTTTCTTCCGTCCAATTGAAAAAATTAACGCGGTAATCGAAAGCTATCCGAAAGGAATCGCTGGTTTTAAAAGGTATGTAGAGCTTCTTGAAACAGAGCCTGACATTGTAGACTCTAAAGATGCAATGGAAGTTAAGCAGGTACATGGTGATATTCAATATAACAACATTACGTTCGGATATGAAAATAAAGAACCGATTTTAAATGACATTAGTTTGAACATACATGCAGGTGAAACTGTTGCGTTCGTTGGACCATCAGGAGCAGGGAAAACGACGTTATGTAGCCTATTACCACGTTTTTATGAGCAATCATCTGGATCAATTCAAATTGATGGTATTGATACGAAAGATATGACATTATCTTCACTTCGTAAGCAAATTGGAATTGTGCAGCAAGATGTGTTCTTATTCTCAGGAACAATTCGTGAAAATATTGCTTACGGAAATTTAAAGGCGTCAGAAGCTGAAATTTGGCAGGCAGTAAAACGTGCGCAGTTAGAAGACTTAATTTACTCACAACCAGACGGTTTAGATACCGTTATCGGTGAGCGTGGTGTGAAACTTTCTGGTGGACAGAAGCAGCGTCTAGCGATTGCTCGTATGTTCTTGAAAAACCCGCCAATTTTAATATTAGATGAAGCGACTTCCGCATTAGATACAGAGACGGAACTAGCGATTCAAAAATCACTGGCTGAACTATCTGTCGGTCGTACAACATTAGTTATTGCTCATAGACTTGCAACGATTAAAAATGCAGATCGAATCGTCGTTGTAAATAAAGACGGTATTGCAGAACAAGGTTCACATGATGAATTAATTGAGCGTGGCGGAGGATATAGTAGGTTATACGAAGCTCAGTTTAGTTCGTAA
- the cccB gene encoding cytochrome c551, with product MKKKLLAIALGTSVVFALGACGNKEESKSSKQSASTDSAEQIFQRSCAGCHATDLSGATGPDLRKVGGKYDAADIEEIIKKGRGSMSPGLIQGEDAKKVSEWLAEHK from the coding sequence GTGAAAAAGAAATTGTTGGCTATTGCGCTAGGGACATCGGTTGTTTTTGCTTTAGGAGCATGTGGAAATAAAGAAGAGAGTAAGTCTTCGAAACAGTCTGCAAGCACAGACAGCGCAGAACAAATTTTCCAAAGAAGTTGTGCTGGATGTCACGCAACAGATTTATCAGGGGCAACTGGACCTGATTTAAGAAAAGTAGGCGGTAAGTACGACGCCGCAGATATCGAAGAGATTATTAAAAAAGGCCGCGGTTCAATGTCACCAGGACTTATTCAAGGTGAAGATGCGAAAAAAGTATCTGAATGGTTAGCAGAACATAAATAA
- the prfB gene encoding peptide chain release factor 2 (programmed frameshift): MELVEIRQELEKMAKRLAAFRGSLDLPTKENQIAELEEKMMGAGFWDDQQGAQVVINEANALKDMVGSFRQLDETFENLEVTHELLKEEYDEDLHEELESEVKGLIQEMNEYELQLLLSDPYDKNNAILELHPGAGGTESQDWGSMLLRMYTRWAEKRGFKVETVDYLPGDEAGIKSVTLLIKGHNAYGYLKAEKGVHRLVRISPFDSSGRRHTSFVSCEVVPEFNDEVEIEVRTEDLKIDTYRASGAGGQHVNTTDSAVRITHTPTNTVVTCQSERSQIKNREHAMKMLKAKLYQKKLEEQQAQLDEIRGEQKEIGWGSQIRSYVFHPYSLVKDHRTNTEVGNVQAVMDGEIDPFIDAYLRSRI; the protein is encoded by the exons ATGGAATTAGTAGAAATTAGACAGGAATTAGAGAAAATGGCTAAGCGATTAGCGGCTTTTAGGGGGTCTCTT GACCTCCCTACTAAGGAGAACCAAATTGCAGAATTAGAAGAAAAAATGATGGGCGCAGGATTTTGGGATGACCAACAAGGCGCACAAGTTGTAATTAATGAAGCGAATGCGTTAAAAGATATGGTTGGAAGTTTCCGTCAGTTAGATGAGACGTTCGAAAATTTAGAAGTAACGCATGAACTTTTAAAAGAAGAATATGATGAAGATTTACATGAGGAATTAGAATCAGAAGTAAAAGGCTTAATTCAAGAAATGAATGAGTATGAGCTTCAGTTACTATTAAGTGATCCTTATGATAAAAATAATGCAATTTTAGAATTACATCCAGGTGCAGGTGGAACTGAGTCACAAGACTGGGGTTCTATGTTATTACGTATGTATACACGTTGGGCTGAAAAACGTGGATTTAAAGTAGAAACGGTTGACTATTTACCAGGTGATGAAGCTGGTATTAAGAGTGTAACTTTATTAATTAAAGGTCATAACGCTTACGGTTACTTAAAAGCAGAGAAAGGTGTACATCGTCTTGTACGTATTTCACCATTCGATTCTTCAGGTCGTCGTCATACATCGTTTGTATCTTGTGAAGTTGTACCAGAGTTCAATGATGAAGTTGAAATCGAAGTACGTACAGAAGATTTAAAAATTGATACGTACCGCGCAAGTGGAGCGGGTGGGCAGCACGTAAATACGACAGATTCAGCAGTTCGTATTACACATACACCGACAAATACAGTTGTAACGTGTCAATCAGAGCGTTCACAAATTAAAAACCGTGAGCATGCGATGAAGATGTTAAAAGCGAAATTATATCAAAAGAAACTAGAAGAGCAGCAGGCACAATTAGATGAAATCCGTGGGGAACAAAAAGAAATCGGATGGGGTAGCCAAATCCGTTCTTACGTATTCCACCCGTATTCTCTTGTAAAAGACCACCGTACAAATACGGAGGTTGGTAACGTACAAGCAGTTATGGATGGAGAGATTGATCCATTTATTGATGCTTACTTACGTTCTCGCATCTAA
- a CDS encoding PDZ domain-containing protein has protein sequence MVVNEFVEAWIFEIMRAVGRFFLHPAVYIFVISSIFVGYLRMLRERKDFSFKVYDIWFELRTSLFAGIGYGLVVSIITIGLGLVVSKASLWAILIWTLIFGLTAMYRYLSAAYTFSIAIVCVLLSSKLPVPFLQLREGEESTVVSLAILLGVMLIVEGLLISKNAVGYSTPKIRKGKRGLKIGLHESKRLWIVPIFILVPGDAVTQFISWWPVVSIGSGTYSLFLVPFLIGFMRKIKSYEPTEALLFTGRRVYGLAGLVLVLGIASYWWHVLAIIAMGVAMLGRFTISMQEKIADETRPAYFAARNDGLVVLDTIPNTIGAELKLLPGEIITKVNGVIPKSAEEFYDALQTKTTGAFCKLEVLDTNGELRLAQTALYAGGHHELGIVFVEQEHEWDSEAM, from the coding sequence ATGGTGGTGAATGAGTTCGTGGAGGCGTGGATTTTTGAAATAATGCGGGCAGTTGGACGTTTTTTCTTACACCCTGCTGTCTATATATTTGTAATAAGTAGTATCTTCGTTGGATACTTACGTATGTTAAGAGAACGAAAAGATTTTTCTTTTAAAGTTTATGATATTTGGTTTGAACTGCGAACCTCTCTATTTGCAGGGATTGGATACGGATTAGTAGTATCTATTATTACGATTGGGCTTGGACTTGTTGTTTCTAAAGCAAGCTTATGGGCTATTTTAATTTGGACATTAATATTTGGATTAACGGCTATGTATCGATATTTATCGGCAGCTTATACATTTAGCATTGCGATTGTATGTGTTCTATTATCTTCTAAGCTACCAGTTCCCTTCTTACAGCTTCGAGAAGGTGAAGAGAGTACCGTTGTATCCCTTGCTATTTTACTAGGCGTTATGCTTATTGTAGAAGGTTTATTGATTTCTAAAAATGCAGTAGGATACTCTACACCGAAGATTAGGAAGGGGAAGCGTGGATTAAAGATTGGTTTACACGAATCAAAGCGTTTATGGATCGTTCCTATTTTTATTCTTGTACCGGGTGATGCGGTAACGCAGTTTATTTCATGGTGGCCTGTCGTTTCAATAGGTTCAGGTACATATTCTCTATTCCTCGTTCCATTTTTAATTGGATTTATGAGAAAGATTAAAAGTTATGAGCCGACGGAAGCTTTATTATTTACAGGAAGACGTGTTTATGGATTAGCAGGACTCGTGCTCGTTTTAGGAATCGCAAGTTACTGGTGGCACGTACTTGCAATTATCGCGATGGGAGTCGCGATGCTTGGGCGTTTCACAATTTCGATGCAAGAGAAAATTGCCGATGAAACAAGACCAGCTTATTTTGCTGCACGCAATGATGGGCTCGTTGTACTAGATACAATTCCAAATACAATTGGAGCAGAGCTAAAATTACTGCCTGGAGAAATTATTACGAAAGTAAATGGAGTCATTCCAAAAAGCGCCGAGGAATTTTATGATGCGCTTCAAACGAAGACGACAGGAGCATTTTGTAAATTAGAAGTATTAGATACAAATGGTGAGCTTCGTCTTGCACAAACTGCATTATATGCTGGTGGACATCACGAATTAGGTATTGTATTCGTTGAGCAGGAGCATGAGTGGGATTCGGAAGCGATGTAA